One genomic region from Lates calcarifer isolate ASB-BC8 linkage group LG10, TLL_Latcal_v3, whole genome shotgun sequence encodes:
- the LOC108876738 gene encoding UDP-glucuronosyltransferase 2C1 has product MAVPHLSLLTFALLFIQLSSSSGGKILVFPLDGSHWVNMKILVEELHAKGHKVTVVRAPDSWYISEKSPFYTSVTLSSPVGFEENFETFLSPQLEIRVQDKPSSFWSHAWSRFQIQRVLVNQFYQFHKRMSEMVVQMFEDENLMRSLHDAKYDVVLTDPGIGGGAILAHRLQVPLVFNVRWTIQGEAHLLIAPSPLAYIPFTATELTDRMTFTQRIKNVISYTIGMYTLSYMTEPHYKPVVRRYFGPDVDYLTFFVDADIWLMRNDFVFEFPRPTMPNIVYMGGFQCKPPKPLPEDLEEFVQSSGDHGVIVMTLGTLVGKLPQDIAEEIAAAFAQLPQKVIWRYMGHRPASLGNNTLMVSWLPQNDLLGHPKTRVFVTHGGTNGIQEAIYHGVPVVGLPLFFDQPDNLSRIRAKGGAVIVDIAMLDRHIFADALMTVLYNSSYKENMQMLSRLHRDQPMKPLDQAVFWIEYVIRHKGARHLQTHANKMSWFVYNSIDVIAALVTVVLLITFTCISIVRLLWRMIFVGKRVKQE; this is encoded by the coding sequence ATGGCGGTGCCTCATTTGTCTCTACTCACCTTTGCTCTGCTGTTCATTCAACTATCCAGTTCATCTGGGGGCAAAATCCTTGTGTTCCCACTGGATGGAAGCCACTGGGTAAACATGAAAATACTTGTAGAGGAACTGCATGCCAAAGGACACAAGGTCACTGTGGTTCGAGCACCAGACAGCTGGTATATCAGTGAGAAGTCTCCTTTCTACACCTCTGTCACCCTTTCCAGCCCAGTTGGCTTTGAGGAAAACTTTGAAACCTTCTTGTCTCCACAGCTGGAGATCCGGGTTCAGGATAAGCCCTCATCTTTTTGGTCTCACGCCTGGAGTCGTTTTCAGATACAGCGGGTGCTTGTGAACCAGTTCTATCAGTTCCATAAGAGAATGAGTGAAATGGTTGTTCAGATGTTTGAAGATGAAAACCTGATGCGCTCCCTACATGATGCCAAATATGATGTGGTTTTGACCGACCCTGGCATCGGCGGAGGGGCCATACTGGCCCATCGGCTCCAAGTTCCTCTTGTTTTCAATGTCAGATGGACCATTCAAGGTGAAGCTCATCTTCTTATTGCTCCTTCACCTCTGGCATACATTCCTTTCACTGCAACAGAGTTGACAGATAGGATGACTTTCACTCAAAGAATCAAGAATGTTATAAGTTATACCATTGGGATGTACACACTGTCATACATGACAGAGCCTCACTACAAACCTGTGGTTAGAAGGTACTTTGGTCCTGATGTGGATTATTTAACGTTTTTCGTGGATGCTGATATATGGCTTATGAGAAATGATTTTGTCTTTGAATTTCCACGTCCTACAATGCCAAATATAGTCTACATGGGTGGATTTCAGTGCAAGCCCCCAAAGCCGCTGCCTGAGGACTTGGAGGAGTTCGTCCAGAGTTCTGGAGATCATGGGGTTATTGTGATGACCTTAGGAACTCTAGTTGGGAAGCTTCCTCAAGATATTGCGGAGGAGATTGCAGCAGCCTTTGCTCAGCTACCTCAGAAGGTTATATGGAGGTACATGGGACATAGGCCAGCCAGCTTGGGCAACAACACATTAATGGTCAGCTGGTTGCCACAGAACGACCTCTTGGGACATCCCAAAACTAGAGTATTTGTGACCCATGGAGGCACCAATGGGATTCAGGAGGCAATTTACCATGGGGTTCCTGTAGTTGGACTTCCCCTATTCTTTGATCAGCCTGATAACCTCTCCAGAATCAGAGCCAAGGGAGGAGCAGTGATTGTAGATATTGCCATGCTTGACAGGCACATCTTTGCAGATGCACTGATGACAGTTCTTTACAATTCCTCTTACAAGGAAAACATGCAGATGCTCTCGAGGCTGCACAGAGATCAGCCTATGAAACCACTGGACCAGGCAGTGTTTTGGATAGAATATGTTATAAGGCATAAAGGAGCCCGTCATCTGCAGACACATGCCAACAAGATGTCCTGGTTTGTTTACAACTCCATTGATGTTATTGCTGCTCTTGTGACCGTTGTTTTGCTTATAACATTCACCTGCATTTCAATTGTAAGATTACTGTGGAGAATGATTTTTGTTGGGAAAAGGGTTAAACAGGAGTAA
- the LOC108876703 gene encoding ubiquitin-conjugating enzyme E2 Q2 isoform X2 yields the protein MSVSGLKAELKFLESIFDPNHERFRIIDWKPDELSCQFNVTGEKLLIIHCNITESYPSTPPIWFVDSDDPSLAEVLERLEDVRKGSTLLLQQLKRLICDLCRLYNLPQHPDVEMLDQPLPAGPITQERKHGPSDEVTSEEEEEEEMGEDIDLDQDLDHYDMKEEEPVDGKKSEDDGIEKENLAILEKIRKNQRQDHLNGAVSGSVQASDRLMKELREIYRSQSYKTGIYSVELVNDSLYEWHVKLRTVDPDSPLHSDLQVLKEKEGVDYILLNFSYKDNFPFDPPFVRVVSPVLSGGYVLGGGALCMELLTKQGWSSAYSIESVIMQINATLVKGKARVQFGANKNQYNLARAQQSYKSLVQIHEKNGWYTPPKEDG from the exons ATGTCGGTGTCGGGGCTGAAGGCCGAACTGAAGTTTTTGGAGTCAATCTTTGACCCAAACCACGAACGATTCAGAATAATAGACTGGAAACCCGATGAACTCAGTTGCCAATTCAACGTAACAGGAGAGAAGCTGCTGATCATCCACTGCAACATCACG GAGTCCTATCCCTCAACACCCCCAATATGGTTTGTTGACTCTGATGATCCTAGTCTGGCTGAAGTGTTGGAGCGCTTAGAGGATGTGAGAAAAGGCAGCACATTG cttcttcagcagctgaagaggcTCATTTGTGATCTCTGTCGGCTTTACAACCTGCCACAACATCCTGATGTAGAAATGCTTGATCAGCCTCTACCTGCTGGTCCAATTACCCAGGAGCGAAAG CATGGACCATCAGATGAGGTGACatctgaagaggaggaggaggaagaaatggGAGAG GACATTGACCTGGACCAAGACCTGGACCATTATGACATGAAAGAAGAAGAGCCAGTGGATGGgaaaaagtcagaggatgatgggatagagaaagaaaatttGGCCATATTGGAGAAGATTCGTAAAAACCAGAGACAGGATCACTTGAAT GGTGCAGTCTCTGGCTCGGTGCAAGCCTCAGACCGCCTAATGAAGGAACTCAGGGAGATCTACAGATCACAGAGTTACAAGACAG GTATTTATTCAGTCGAACTAGTCAATGACAGCCTTTACGAATGGCATGTCAAGTTAAGGAC GGTAGACCCAGATAGTCCATTACATAGTGACTTGCAGGTcttaaaagaaaaggaaggagtgGACTACATTCTGCTCAATTTCTCTTATAAA GATAATTTTCCTTTTGACCCACCGTTTGTACGGGTTGTCTCACCTGTGCTGTCTGGAGG ttatgtTCTAGGAGGAGGGGCCTTGTGCATGGAACTTCTCACAAAGCAG GGCTGGAGCAGTGCCTATTCCATAGAATCTGTCATTATGCAGATAAATGCAACTCTGGTGAAAGGAAAAGCCAGGGTGCAGTTCGGAGCCAATAAG aaccAGTACAATCTTGCCAGAGCACAACAGTCATACAAATCCCTTGTGCAGATTCATGAAAAGAACG GCTGGTACACACCACCTAAAGAGGATGGATAA
- the LOC108876703 gene encoding ubiquitin-conjugating enzyme E2 Q2 isoform X1 yields MSVSGLKAELKFLESIFDPNHERFRIIDWKPDELSCQFNVTGEKLLIIHCNITESYPSTPPIWFVDSDDPSLAEVLERLEDVRKGSTLLLQQLKRLICDLCRLYNLPQHPDVEMLDQPLPAGPITQERKHGPSDEVTSEEEEEEEMGEQDIDLDQDLDHYDMKEEEPVDGKKSEDDGIEKENLAILEKIRKNQRQDHLNGAVSGSVQASDRLMKELREIYRSQSYKTGIYSVELVNDSLYEWHVKLRTVDPDSPLHSDLQVLKEKEGVDYILLNFSYKDNFPFDPPFVRVVSPVLSGGYVLGGGALCMELLTKQGWSSAYSIESVIMQINATLVKGKARVQFGANKNQYNLARAQQSYKSLVQIHEKNGWYTPPKEDG; encoded by the exons ATGTCGGTGTCGGGGCTGAAGGCCGAACTGAAGTTTTTGGAGTCAATCTTTGACCCAAACCACGAACGATTCAGAATAATAGACTGGAAACCCGATGAACTCAGTTGCCAATTCAACGTAACAGGAGAGAAGCTGCTGATCATCCACTGCAACATCACG GAGTCCTATCCCTCAACACCCCCAATATGGTTTGTTGACTCTGATGATCCTAGTCTGGCTGAAGTGTTGGAGCGCTTAGAGGATGTGAGAAAAGGCAGCACATTG cttcttcagcagctgaagaggcTCATTTGTGATCTCTGTCGGCTTTACAACCTGCCACAACATCCTGATGTAGAAATGCTTGATCAGCCTCTACCTGCTGGTCCAATTACCCAGGAGCGAAAG CATGGACCATCAGATGAGGTGACatctgaagaggaggaggaggaagaaatggGAGAG CAGGACATTGACCTGGACCAAGACCTGGACCATTATGACATGAAAGAAGAAGAGCCAGTGGATGGgaaaaagtcagaggatgatgggatagagaaagaaaatttGGCCATATTGGAGAAGATTCGTAAAAACCAGAGACAGGATCACTTGAAT GGTGCAGTCTCTGGCTCGGTGCAAGCCTCAGACCGCCTAATGAAGGAACTCAGGGAGATCTACAGATCACAGAGTTACAAGACAG GTATTTATTCAGTCGAACTAGTCAATGACAGCCTTTACGAATGGCATGTCAAGTTAAGGAC GGTAGACCCAGATAGTCCATTACATAGTGACTTGCAGGTcttaaaagaaaaggaaggagtgGACTACATTCTGCTCAATTTCTCTTATAAA GATAATTTTCCTTTTGACCCACCGTTTGTACGGGTTGTCTCACCTGTGCTGTCTGGAGG ttatgtTCTAGGAGGAGGGGCCTTGTGCATGGAACTTCTCACAAAGCAG GGCTGGAGCAGTGCCTATTCCATAGAATCTGTCATTATGCAGATAAATGCAACTCTGGTGAAAGGAAAAGCCAGGGTGCAGTTCGGAGCCAATAAG aaccAGTACAATCTTGCCAGAGCACAACAGTCATACAAATCCCTTGTGCAGATTCATGAAAAGAACG GCTGGTACACACCACCTAAAGAGGATGGATAA
- the scamp5a gene encoding secretory carrier-associated membrane protein 5, with protein sequence MAENNFPPLPRFIPLKPCFYQDFNEIPDQRRTMCKRLYYLWILNSATLAVNLIGCLAWMCGGGGATNFGMAFLWLILFTPCSYVCWFRPIYKAFKTDSSFNFMAFFFVFMAQVVISIIQTVGIPGWGVCGWLATITFFSTNIGSAVVMLIPTIMFTAVAVLSFIALSKVHNFYRGSGGSLGKAQEEWATGAWKNPHVQQAAQQAAMGAAQGAMQQNQYSAAPTYNYDDPM encoded by the exons ATGGCAG AAAACAACTTCCCTCCCCTGCCCCGATTCATCCCCCTCAAGCCATGTTTTTACCAAGACTTCAATGAGATCCCAGACCAGCGTCGCACCATGTGCAAGAGGCTCTACTATCTATGGATCT TGAACAGCGCCACACTGGCTGTtaatctgattggctgtctggCGTGGATGTGTGGAGGCGGTGGAGCAACCAACTTCGGCATGGCCTTCCTGTGGCTCATCCTCTTCACCCCTTGCTCCTATGTGTGCTGGTTCAGGCCCATCTACAAGGCCTTCAA GACCGACAGCTCCTTCAACTTTATGGCTTTCTTCTTCGTCTTCATGGCCCAGGTGGTGATCAGTATTATCCAGACTGTTGGCATTCCAGGTTGGGGAGTGTG tggCTGGCTGGCTACCATCACCTTCTTCAGCACCAACATTGGCTCAGCTGTGGTCATGCTGATTCCCACCATCATGTTTACTGCAGTGGCTGTTCTCTCCTTCATCGCCCTCTCAAAG GTTCATAACTTCTACCGTGGTAGTGGTGGCAGCCTGGGTAAGGCCCAGGAGGAGTGGGCCACCGGGGCCTGGAAGAACCCCCACGTGCAGCAGGCAGCTCAGCAGGCAGCCATGGGAGCTGCACAGGGAGCTATGCAGCAGAACCAGTACTCAGCAGCTCCCACCTACAACTACGACGACCCGATGTAG